In Amycolatopsis endophytica, the following are encoded in one genomic region:
- the lgt gene encoding prolipoprotein diacylglyceryl transferase has product MNSASAVFLATIPSPDRGVWHLGPIPIRAYALCIIAGIVLAIWWGDRRWVQRGGTKGTVVDIAVWAVPFGLVGGRLYHVITDWWRYFGEGKDPVKALYIWDGGLGIWGAIALGAVGAWVGCRRKGVPLPAMADAIAPGIVAAQAIGRLGNYFNQELYGAHTTLPWGLEIYQRFDPNNPTIPDQGPNGIAFGNIPLADSPVHPTFLYELIWNLLIAALVVYADRRLKLGHGRAFALYVAGYTLGRFWVELLRTDDATHVLGLRVNTWVSGLVFLGAMVYFFLARRRGPREEPERLRGRDDEPAADDGKVGDRQE; this is encoded by the coding sequence GTGAATTCCGCCTCGGCTGTGTTCCTCGCGACGATTCCGAGCCCGGACCGTGGCGTCTGGCACCTCGGACCGATCCCGATCCGCGCCTACGCGCTGTGCATCATCGCGGGCATCGTCCTCGCGATCTGGTGGGGTGACCGGCGCTGGGTGCAGCGCGGCGGCACGAAGGGCACGGTCGTCGACATCGCCGTGTGGGCGGTGCCGTTCGGCCTCGTCGGCGGGCGCCTCTACCACGTCATCACCGACTGGTGGCGCTACTTCGGCGAGGGCAAGGACCCGGTCAAGGCCCTCTACATCTGGGACGGCGGCCTCGGCATCTGGGGCGCGATCGCTCTCGGCGCGGTCGGTGCGTGGGTCGGCTGCCGCCGCAAGGGTGTGCCGCTGCCGGCGATGGCCGACGCGATCGCACCCGGAATCGTGGCCGCGCAGGCGATCGGCCGTCTGGGCAACTACTTCAACCAGGAACTCTACGGCGCGCACACCACACTGCCCTGGGGTCTGGAGATCTACCAGCGTTTCGACCCGAACAACCCGACGATCCCCGACCAGGGACCCAACGGCATCGCGTTCGGGAACATCCCGCTGGCCGACAGCCCGGTGCACCCGACGTTCCTGTACGAGCTGATCTGGAACCTGCTCATCGCGGCACTGGTCGTCTACGCCGACCGCAGGCTCAAGCTGGGTCACGGCCGCGCGTTCGCGCTCTACGTCGCCGGGTACACCCTCGGCCGTTTCTGGGTCGAGCTGCTGCGCACCGACGACGCGACGCATGTCCTCGGGCTGCGGGTCAACACCTGGGTGTCGGGCCTGGTCTTCCTCGGCGCGATGGTCTACTTCTTCCTCGCCCGGCGCCGCGGGCCGCGCGAGGAGCCGGAACGCCTGCGCGGCAGGGACGACGAACCCGCCGCCGACGACGGCAAAGTCGGCGACCGGCAGGAGTGA
- a CDS encoding SDR family oxidoreductase codes for MILERFRVNGRVAVVTGAGRGIGAGAAVALAEAGADVVISSRTKSDLDTVAGRVAATGRRAHVVPADLSDPAAAAALAQAAVGEFGRIDIVVNNVGGTYPRPLLETTPDFLEEAFRFNVSTAHALTSAAASLMTDGGAVVNISSNMGRVAGRGFAAYGTAKAALAHYTRLAAYDLAPRIRVNAIAVGSVATSALAVVVDNPEIKAKMEGDTPLRRLGEVTDVAAAIVYLASPAGSFVTGKVLEVDGGLQAPNLELGLPDL; via the coding sequence ATGATCCTCGAGCGTTTCCGGGTGAACGGCAGGGTCGCCGTCGTCACCGGCGCCGGGCGCGGGATCGGCGCGGGCGCAGCCGTCGCGCTCGCCGAAGCCGGCGCGGACGTGGTGATCTCCTCCCGCACGAAATCCGACCTCGACACCGTCGCCGGACGGGTCGCCGCGACCGGCAGGCGGGCGCACGTCGTGCCCGCCGATCTCAGCGATCCGGCGGCCGCGGCCGCGCTCGCGCAGGCCGCGGTCGGCGAGTTCGGCCGCATCGACATCGTGGTGAACAACGTCGGCGGAACCTATCCCCGCCCGCTGCTGGAGACCACCCCGGACTTCCTGGAGGAGGCGTTCCGGTTCAACGTCTCGACCGCCCACGCCCTCACCAGCGCGGCCGCCTCCCTGATGACCGACGGCGGTGCGGTCGTGAACATCTCCTCGAACATGGGCCGTGTCGCGGGGCGCGGGTTCGCCGCCTACGGCACCGCCAAGGCCGCGCTCGCGCACTACACGCGCCTGGCCGCCTACGACCTCGCGCCGCGGATCCGGGTCAACGCGATCGCCGTCGGGTCGGTGGCGACCTCGGCGCTGGCAGTCGTGGTGGACAACCCGGAGATCAAGGCCAAGATGGAGGGCGACACGCCGCTGCGCCGGCTCGGCGAGGTCACCGACGTCGCCGCGGCGATCGTCTACCTGGCCTCGCCCGCCGGTTCGTTCGTCACGGGAAAGGTGCTGGAAGTGGACGGTGGACTGCAGGCGCCCAACCTCGAACTCGGGCTGCCGGACCTATGA
- a CDS encoding FecCD family ABC transporter permease encodes MPDTRTRLRAPVLVTGILVLVAVLVSAVLAGASDLGWQRVLAEFWAQVTGGQSPLSAREAAIVWQLRVPRVLLAAVVGAALAVSGATFQGVFRNPLADPYLLGAAAGAGMAATLVVVLAPSVTGWVVGPLPLAAFAGAIGGVGLSWLVGRSAGGGGTSTLLLAGVAVASFLTAIQTFTQQLNTQTLRQVYTWMLGGLSVSGWREVAIAVPYVAVAAVVLCLSARLLDVLTLGDAEAASLGLRPGRIRLVVLAAASLATAAAVSVSGLIGFVGIVVPHVVRMLAGASHRVVIPLSLIGGAAFLVLADQVARTIMPGELPLGVVTAFTGAPFFAWILRSSRRRVS; translated from the coding sequence GTGCCTGACACCCGGACGCGGCTGCGGGCACCGGTCCTGGTCACCGGGATCCTGGTGCTCGTGGCCGTCCTCGTCTCCGCGGTGCTCGCCGGCGCGAGCGATCTGGGCTGGCAGCGGGTGCTCGCCGAGTTCTGGGCCCAGGTCACCGGCGGGCAGTCACCGCTGTCCGCCCGGGAGGCGGCGATCGTGTGGCAACTGCGGGTGCCGCGCGTACTGCTGGCGGCCGTGGTCGGCGCGGCGCTCGCGGTGTCCGGGGCGACCTTCCAGGGCGTGTTCCGCAACCCGCTCGCCGACCCGTACCTGCTGGGCGCCGCGGCGGGCGCGGGCATGGCGGCCACGCTCGTCGTCGTGCTCGCCCCGTCGGTCACCGGCTGGGTGGTGGGCCCGCTGCCGCTGGCCGCGTTCGCCGGGGCGATCGGCGGGGTCGGGCTGAGCTGGCTGGTGGGGCGCTCGGCGGGCGGCGGGGGCACGAGCACGCTGCTGCTGGCCGGGGTCGCGGTCGCGTCCTTCCTCACCGCGATCCAGACGTTCACGCAGCAGCTCAACACCCAGACGCTGCGGCAGGTCTACACGTGGATGCTGGGCGGGCTGAGCGTCAGTGGCTGGCGCGAGGTCGCGATCGCGGTGCCGTACGTCGCGGTCGCGGCGGTGGTGCTGTGCCTGTCCGCGCGACTGCTGGACGTGCTCACGCTCGGCGACGCGGAGGCGGCGTCGCTCGGCTTGCGGCCGGGCCGGATCCGGCTGGTGGTGCTGGCGGCGGCGTCGCTGGCGACCGCGGCGGCGGTGTCGGTGAGCGGGCTGATCGGGTTCGTCGGGATCGTGGTGCCGCACGTCGTGCGCATGCTCGCCGGCGCGAGTCATCGCGTGGTCATCCCGTTGTCGCTGATCGGCGGCGCGGCGTTCCTGGTGCTGGCCGATCAGGTGGCGCGCACGATCATGCCCGGCGAACTGCCGCTCGGGGTGGTCACGGCGTTCACCGGGGCGCCGTTCTTCGCGTGGATCCTGCGTTCGTCGCGACGGAGGGTGTCATGA
- a CDS encoding NAD(P)H-dependent amine dehydrogenase family protein, with the protein MTYRVVQWSTGNVGRHAIAGIDAHPELELAGVWVSNPDKAGKDAGELAGLGRSLGVEATTDADALLALKPDCVVYTAMADDRLGEALADLQRILRAGVDVVSSSPVFLQFPDGVVPGEVSGPVRAAAAEGGASLWVNGVDPGFANDWLPLVLTGVCERIDEVRCFEILDYSTYDNRKVVFDIMGFGGSLDETPMLLQPGVLSLAWGSVVRQLAAGLGVELDSVEESFERLPARSTFEIPSGTIREGTAAALRFEVRGMRGGRPVCVLEHVTRLHPDLGPDWPQPSGRGCYRVQVTGEPNYTMDLRLVGTDGDHNTAGLKATAMRLVNAIPAVVAAPPGLLTALDLPLVTGRGLVS; encoded by the coding sequence ATGACGTACCGGGTGGTGCAGTGGAGCACCGGCAACGTGGGGCGGCACGCCATCGCGGGCATCGACGCGCATCCGGAGCTGGAACTGGCCGGGGTCTGGGTGTCGAACCCGGACAAGGCCGGGAAGGACGCGGGTGAGCTGGCCGGGCTGGGCCGGTCGCTCGGCGTCGAGGCGACCACCGACGCCGACGCGTTGCTGGCCCTGAAACCGGACTGCGTCGTGTACACGGCGATGGCGGACGACCGGTTGGGGGAAGCGCTGGCCGACTTGCAGCGGATCCTGCGGGCGGGGGTGGACGTCGTGTCCAGCAGCCCGGTCTTCCTGCAGTTCCCGGACGGCGTGGTGCCCGGGGAGGTGTCCGGACCGGTGCGCGCCGCGGCCGCCGAGGGTGGCGCGTCGCTGTGGGTCAACGGCGTGGACCCGGGTTTCGCCAACGACTGGCTCCCGCTGGTGCTGACCGGTGTGTGTGAACGGATCGACGAGGTGCGCTGCTTCGAGATCCTCGACTACTCGACCTACGACAACCGCAAGGTCGTCTTCGACATCATGGGTTTCGGCGGCTCACTCGACGAGACGCCGATGCTGCTGCAGCCGGGTGTGCTGTCGCTGGCGTGGGGCAGCGTCGTGCGTCAGCTGGCGGCCGGGCTGGGCGTCGAACTGGACTCGGTGGAGGAAAGCTTCGAGCGGCTCCCCGCGCGTTCGACGTTCGAGATCCCGAGCGGCACGATCCGCGAGGGCACGGCCGCCGCGCTGCGGTTCGAGGTGCGCGGCATGCGGGGCGGCCGCCCGGTGTGCGTGCTGGAACACGTGACACGGCTGCACCCGGATCTGGGACCGGACTGGCCACAGCCGTCCGGCCGGGGCTGCTACCGGGTGCAGGTGACGGGCGAACCGAACTACACGATGGACCTGCGGCTGGTCGGCACGGACGGCGACCACAACACGGCTGGCCTCAAGGCCACGGCGATGCGCCTGGTGAACGCGATCCCCGCGGTGGTGGCGGCACCGCCCGGGCTGCTGACGGCGCTGGACCTGCCGCTGGTCACCGGCCGCGGGCTGGTCAGTTGA
- a CDS encoding ABC transporter substrate-binding protein, with translation MFRRFAPFLAVLLVLTGCATRPSEDSASPPETPGTFPVTVSAPGAPAVTVDAQPRRIVSLSPSATETLFALGAGPQVVAVDSASTYPEQAPRTALSGLSPDPEAIAAYQPDLVIVYADTTGLADALAKTGTKTLQMPDAKTLDDAYAQFVALGKATGHQAEGESLARQAKDDIDKIVADTPKRSLSYYWELDQTYYSVTSATFVGQVLSRFGLTNIADGTDPDASGGYPQLSAERVLQSDPDLIFLADSKCCGQSARTVAARPGWNTLTAVQRDQVVALDDDIASRWSPRIVDLARTVADAIDKAGA, from the coding sequence GTGTTCCGTCGTTTCGCACCGTTCCTGGCGGTGCTTCTCGTCCTGACCGGCTGTGCCACGCGCCCGTCCGAGGACTCCGCGTCACCGCCCGAAACTCCGGGCACGTTCCCCGTCACCGTCTCCGCTCCCGGCGCACCCGCGGTCACAGTCGACGCCCAGCCGCGGCGGATCGTCTCGCTGTCCCCGTCGGCCACCGAGACACTGTTCGCCCTCGGCGCGGGCCCGCAGGTCGTCGCCGTCGACTCGGCGTCCACCTATCCCGAGCAGGCACCGAGAACCGCGTTGTCCGGCCTGAGCCCGGACCCCGAGGCGATCGCCGCGTACCAGCCCGATCTCGTCATCGTCTACGCCGACACCACCGGACTGGCGGACGCGCTGGCGAAGACCGGCACGAAGACGCTGCAGATGCCCGACGCCAAGACGCTCGACGACGCCTACGCGCAGTTCGTCGCGCTGGGCAAGGCGACCGGGCACCAGGCCGAGGGCGAAAGCCTGGCGCGCCAGGCGAAGGACGACATCGACAAGATCGTCGCGGACACCCCGAAGCGGTCACTGTCCTACTACTGGGAGCTGGACCAGACGTACTACAGCGTGACGTCGGCGACGTTCGTCGGACAGGTGCTGTCGCGGTTCGGGCTGACCAACATCGCCGACGGCACCGATCCGGACGCCTCCGGCGGCTACCCGCAGCTGTCGGCCGAACGCGTCCTGCAGTCCGACCCCGATCTGATCTTCCTGGCCGACAGCAAGTGCTGCGGCCAGAGCGCGCGGACCGTGGCCGCGCGCCCTGGCTGGAACACCTTGACCGCGGTTCAACGCGACCAGGTGGTCGCGCTGGACGATGACATCGCCTCGCGCTGGAGCCCGCGCATCGTCGATCTCGCCCGGACGGTCGCCGACGCGATCGACAAGGCCGGTGCCTGA
- a CDS encoding Uma2 family endonuclease has protein sequence MAAPAEPVKPDCLVPWHDDPWTVEEALELPEERGSRIELVDGALLVSPAPKSGHQRILQRLQIALLPVLPSGTELLPGINVRLPGQRLLIPDLAVVTTPDLDTVYYRARDVLLAAEIVSPSSRMLDRVLKRQLYAEAGVPFYLVVDPAGQAVLFELAEGEYRESARGEDGRLSFTEPFEATLDFTR, from the coding sequence GTGGCAGCACCAGCTGAACCGGTCAAACCGGACTGTCTCGTGCCGTGGCACGACGATCCATGGACCGTCGAGGAAGCGCTCGAACTGCCCGAGGAACGCGGCAGTCGCATCGAGCTGGTCGACGGAGCGCTGCTCGTGAGCCCGGCGCCGAAGTCGGGTCACCAACGGATCCTGCAGCGGCTCCAGATCGCGCTGCTGCCGGTGCTGCCGTCCGGAACCGAGCTGTTGCCCGGGATCAACGTCCGGCTGCCCGGGCAGCGGTTGCTGATTCCGGATCTGGCCGTGGTCACGACGCCGGACCTGGACACGGTCTATTACCGGGCGCGGGATGTCCTGCTGGCGGCGGAGATCGTGTCGCCGTCGAGCCGGATGCTGGATCGGGTGCTGAAACGCCAGCTCTACGCGGAGGCCGGCGTGCCCTTCTACCTGGTCGTCGATCCGGCGGGGCAGGCGGTCCTGTTCGAGCTGGCCGAGGGCGAGTACCGCGAAAGCGCGCGCGGGGAGGACGGCAGGCTCAGCTTCACCGAACCCTTCGAGGCCACCCTCGACTTCACGCGCTGA
- a CDS encoding MOSC domain-containing protein produces the protein MSAGKVLSVNIGAERALAEADLGVTGIDKRPVDGPVAVAAPGARGTGGSGVAGDRICDLRNHGGDDQAVYAYAREDLDAWAAELGRDLPPGVFGENLTTTGLDLTGAVIGERWRVGESLVLEVSCPRIPCRTFAGWLGERGWVKTFTRRAVPGAYFRVLEPGPVQAGNSVEVLSRPGHGVTIGTVFRAFTTEPDLLPELTVAEALPEHDMRKVHRTLERRAASAG, from the coding sequence ATGAGCGCGGGGAAGGTGCTCTCGGTCAACATCGGCGCGGAACGGGCGCTGGCGGAGGCCGACCTCGGGGTCACCGGTATCGACAAACGTCCCGTCGACGGGCCGGTGGCGGTGGCCGCGCCGGGAGCGCGGGGAACCGGCGGAAGCGGCGTGGCCGGCGACCGGATCTGCGACCTGCGCAACCACGGCGGCGACGACCAGGCGGTGTACGCGTACGCGCGGGAAGACCTCGACGCGTGGGCCGCGGAACTGGGCCGCGATCTGCCGCCGGGCGTGTTCGGCGAAAACCTGACCACGACCGGCCTCGACCTGACCGGTGCGGTGATCGGCGAGCGGTGGCGGGTCGGCGAGTCGCTGGTGCTGGAGGTGTCCTGCCCGCGCATCCCGTGCCGGACGTTCGCCGGCTGGCTCGGTGAACGTGGCTGGGTCAAGACCTTCACCCGCCGCGCGGTGCCCGGCGCGTATTTCCGGGTGCTGGAACCCGGCCCGGTGCAGGCCGGGAATTCCGTCGAGGTGCTGTCACGACCCGGCCACGGCGTCACGATCGGGACGGTGTTCCGGGCGTTCACCACGGAGCCGGACCTCCTGCCGGAGCTGACGGTGGCGGAAGCCCTGCCGGAGCACGACATGCGCAAGGTGCACCGCACCCTGGAACGCCGCGCCGCGTCCGCGGGATAG
- a CDS encoding ABC transporter ATP-binding protein — protein MTALSLRALRSGYGDCPVVHGVSAEVPAGGWLAIVGPNGAGKSTVLKTVAGLLPAGGEVLVDGRSRLSRKDLSRIVGYAPQDPSLPVGLTVTDYVLLGRTPHLGLLARESRRDLSIVEEVLTRLDLSELAGRRMDMLSGGERQRAVLARVLAQRASLLLLDEPTTGLDLGHAQALLELIDRLRREDGITVVSTLHDLTFAAQYADQVLLLDGGHAVATGPPAEVLTAAALARYYGATAEVSTTERGELAVLPTRPGKK, from the coding sequence ATGACGGCGCTGTCGTTGCGTGCGCTGCGCTCCGGCTACGGCGATTGTCCTGTCGTGCACGGGGTTTCGGCCGAGGTGCCTGCCGGCGGCTGGCTGGCGATCGTCGGGCCGAACGGTGCCGGGAAGTCCACTGTGCTCAAAACGGTGGCCGGTCTCCTGCCCGCCGGGGGCGAAGTGCTCGTCGACGGCCGGTCACGTCTGTCGCGAAAGGACCTTTCGCGCATCGTCGGGTACGCGCCGCAGGACCCTTCGCTGCCGGTGGGCCTGACCGTGACGGACTACGTGCTGCTCGGCCGGACCCCCCATCTGGGCCTGCTGGCACGGGAGAGCCGGCGCGATCTGTCCATTGTGGAAGAGGTGCTGACGCGCCTGGACCTGTCGGAGCTGGCCGGACGCCGGATGGACATGCTCTCCGGTGGCGAACGGCAGCGCGCGGTGCTGGCCCGCGTGCTGGCGCAACGGGCGAGCCTGCTGCTGCTCGACGAGCCGACCACCGGCCTCGACCTCGGGCACGCGCAGGCACTGCTGGAACTGATCGACCGGTTGCGGCGCGAGGACGGCATCACGGTGGTGTCGACCCTGCACGACCTGACGTTCGCCGCGCAGTACGCCGACCAGGTCCTGCTGCTCGACGGCGGCCACGCGGTCGCCACCGGCCCGCCCGCCGAAGTGCTCACCGCCGCAGCGCTGGCCCGCTACTACGGCGCGACGGCGGAGGTGAGCACGACGGAGCGCGGGGAACTGGCCGTGCTTCCGACCCGCCCCGGAAAGAAGTAG